Proteins from a single region of Lasioglossum baleicum chromosome 1, iyLasBale1, whole genome shotgun sequence:
- the LOC143208688 gene encoding peptidyl-prolyl cis-trans isomerase H, which produces MPTWNQIQAQLRNPNNPVVFFDVSVGTTEIGRMIFELFEDVCPKTSENFRQFCTGEYRKDGVPLGFKGAIFHRVIKDFMIQGGDFVNGDGTGVISIYGGGTFPDENFTLKHDSPGLLSMANSGKDTNGCQFFITCAKCNFLDGKHVVFGRVIDGLLVMRKVENVPTGPNNKPKIPVTISQCGQM; this is translated from the coding sequence ATGCCCACGTGGAATCAGATTCAAGCGCAGCTCCGGAATCCAAATAATCCGGTGGTGTTTTTCGATGTGTCTGTGGGCACAACAGAAATTGGCCGAATGATTTTCGAGCTTTTCGAAGACGTCTGTCCAAAGACCTCGGAAAATTTTAGACAATTCTGTACCGGCGAGTACAGAAAGGATGGAGTACCTTTAGGTTTCAAGGGTGCTATTTTCCATAGAGTCATCAAAGACTTCATGATTCAAGGTGGTGACTTTGTAAACGGTGATGGAACTGGAGTAATAAGCATCTACGGTGGTGGAACCTTCCCCGATGAGAACTTCACATTAAAACACGACTCACCTGGATTATTATCCATGGCGAACAGTGGCAAAGACACAAACGGATGCCAATTCTTTATCACGTGTGCCAAATGTAATTTCTTGGATGGTAAACATGTGGTTTTCGGAAGAGTAATAGATGGACTTCTTGTTATGAGGAAAGTGGAGAACGTGCCCACTGGGCCAAACAATAAACCAAAAATTCCTGTGACTATCTCTCAATGTGGACAGATGTAA